In a single window of the Nocardiopsis composta genome:
- a CDS encoding DUF7691 family protein yields the protein MTHVLSPYAVDIAALRSLVGSGDERRLHSLDLTDEDLLEEIDEVDESHLGWTADPVRSTLRGLVLGEEPDRRPAHLYGYCLEVLCRILPCSTPLPSRAWTGIDFLLFMHVKAELQKAGSAFDPATLIRTGPPVPLPPAGETRRIGHLEAEQVPEILADLDRIDEASIAPDVLTPIRQLHGWLRECARTGRGLVTYYH from the coding sequence TTGACGCATGTCCTCAGCCCCTACGCCGTCGACATCGCCGCGCTCCGGTCTCTGGTGGGCTCGGGCGACGAGCGGCGGCTGCACTCCCTGGACCTGACCGACGAGGACCTGCTGGAGGAGATCGACGAGGTCGACGAGAGCCACCTCGGCTGGACCGCCGACCCGGTGCGGAGCACCCTGCGCGGACTCGTCCTGGGCGAAGAGCCGGACCGGCGCCCCGCCCACCTCTACGGCTACTGCCTGGAGGTCCTCTGCCGGATCCTGCCGTGCTCCACGCCCCTGCCCTCCCGCGCCTGGACCGGGATCGACTTCCTGCTGTTCATGCACGTCAAGGCCGAACTACAGAAGGCCGGCAGCGCTTTCGACCCCGCCACCCTGATCCGCACCGGCCCCCCGGTCCCGCTCCCGCCCGCCGGCGAGACCCGGCGCATCGGCCACCTCGAAGCAGAGCAGGTGCCCGAAATCCTCGCCGACCTCGACCGGATCGACGAGGCCTCGATCGCCCCGGACGTCCTCACCCCGATCCGGCAGCTCCACGGCTGGCTCCGCGAATGCGCCCGCACCGGGCGCGGCCTGGTGACCTACTACCACTAG
- a CDS encoding B3/B4 domain-containing protein: MHFRHSDDVWAAFPELAAGVLTAGAPAAPVDDRLAAFHTEAKSRLAGSPLSALPEIGAWRRAFSRMGLKPTQYRCAAESLLRRFAKEGSLPRIHPLVDLCNAVSMACAVPVAALDLDRIDGNLEVRPADGREVYVPLSGGSEHPAPGEIVFADTAGNAHARRWTNRQSGLSAVRPGTARVLIVAEAMHDGAAGDVGALLDTLAAELDTLGAAPSRPALLTRADPGFTC; encoded by the coding sequence ATGCACTTCCGCCACTCCGACGACGTCTGGGCGGCCTTCCCCGAGCTCGCCGCGGGCGTGCTCACCGCCGGCGCACCCGCGGCCCCGGTCGACGACCGGCTCGCCGCCTTCCACACCGAGGCGAAGTCCCGGCTGGCCGGCTCCCCGCTCAGCGCCCTCCCGGAGATCGGCGCCTGGCGGCGCGCCTTCTCCCGGATGGGCCTGAAGCCGACGCAGTACCGGTGCGCCGCGGAGTCGCTGCTGCGCCGGTTCGCCAAGGAGGGCTCGCTGCCCCGCATCCACCCGCTGGTCGACCTGTGCAACGCGGTGTCGATGGCCTGCGCGGTCCCGGTCGCCGCCCTCGACCTGGACCGGATCGACGGCAACCTGGAGGTCCGCCCGGCCGACGGCCGGGAGGTGTACGTGCCGCTCTCCGGCGGCTCCGAGCACCCCGCCCCGGGCGAGATCGTCTTCGCCGACACCGCGGGCAACGCGCACGCCCGCCGCTGGACCAACCGGCAGAGCGGCCTGTCCGCGGTCCGCCCCGGCACCGCGCGGGTGCTGATCGTCGCCGAGGCGATGCACGACGGCGCCGCCGGCGACGTCGGTGCCCTGCTCGACACCCTGGCCGCGGAACTGGACACCCTGGGGGCGGCCCCGTCCCGCCCGGCCCTGCTCACCCGCGCCGACCCCGGCTTCACCTGCTGA
- a CDS encoding LysE family translocator: MSIEFLLTSLIVVATPGTGALFTMAAGLARGARASAVAALACTIGTLPHAAAALTGLAALLHTSALAFQVLKYLGVAYLLYMAWTMLRDKGALTVPEDPEDDHRPFGRVIASGVLVNLLNPKLTIFFFAFLPQFADPAAADALVRMAALSGVFTGLTLVVFLGYGVFAAAVRSFIAARPRTLAWIRRSFAGAFAALGVQLALASR; the protein is encoded by the coding sequence ATGAGCATCGAGTTCCTGCTGACGTCGCTCATCGTCGTCGCCACCCCCGGCACCGGCGCGCTGTTCACCATGGCGGCCGGCCTCGCCCGGGGCGCCAGGGCGAGCGCCGTCGCCGCGCTGGCCTGCACGATCGGCACGCTGCCGCACGCGGCGGCGGCGCTGACCGGGCTGGCGGCCCTGCTGCACACCAGCGCCCTGGCATTCCAGGTGCTCAAGTACCTGGGCGTGGCCTACCTGCTGTACATGGCGTGGACCATGCTGCGCGACAAGGGAGCGCTCACCGTCCCGGAGGACCCCGAGGACGACCACCGGCCGTTCGGCCGGGTGATCGCCTCCGGCGTGCTGGTCAACCTGCTCAACCCGAAGCTGACCATCTTCTTCTTCGCGTTCCTGCCGCAGTTCGCCGACCCGGCCGCGGCCGACGCACTGGTCCGGATGGCGGCGCTGAGCGGCGTCTTCACCGGGCTCACCCTGGTGGTCTTCCTCGGCTACGGGGTGTTCGCCGCCGCCGTCCGCTCCTTCATCGCCGCCCGGCCGCGCACCCTGGCCTGGATCCGGCGCTCCTTCGCCGGGGCCTTCGCCGCCCTCGGCGTCCAGCTCGCGCTCGCCTCGCGTTGA
- a CDS encoding DUF5988 family protein produces MDDGAKAFLEGGPGDLRERVVAAESSGTEIKIPFQGGYEHFTATPRQRETTEGRLQVYEWSSRTEIAE; encoded by the coding sequence ATGGACGATGGCGCGAAGGCGTTCCTGGAGGGCGGGCCCGGGGACCTGCGCGAGCGGGTCGTTGCGGCCGAATCCTCGGGGACGGAGATCAAGATCCCCTTCCAGGGCGGATACGAGCACTTCACCGCGACGCCGCGGCAGCGGGAGACCACCGAGGGGCGGCTCCAGGTCTACGAGTGGTCCTCCCGGACGGAGATCGCGGAGTAG
- the pdxR gene encoding MocR-like pyridoxine biosynthesis transcription factor PdxR, which produces MDQAKDGGPERDGARGGRAGADFLQLDAAQAPRGGLAGWLAERLRGAIADGRLPTGSRLPATRALAAELGVSRGVVTEAYRRLSEGGQISGRGRNGTVVVAAPAPAAPVVPPVRAPGAPASGELFSADPGADVFAALRAAPARYDLTPGVPSLSAFPRAAWLRAERAVLDRLSAADLGYGDPAGAPALRRAVAGWLARSRGVRADPDEVLIVAGVSQALSMLVPVLKEAGIGAVAVEEPGSLGVRRHLANRGAETPPVPVDEHGVRVGELHATGARAVMLTPAHQFPTGVVLGGERRRELAAWARAGGLVIEDDYDAEHRYDRPPVAAFRSLLPDRVCYLGSISKLLAPALRTGWIVPPPELRGPLAAAKRDDDLGNAVLPQLVLARLMESGDMERHLRFLRRRHRRRRDAMIGALAAGLPDARVHGAAAGLHLTVTFDGGFDDTELAAAALAEGVKTQPLSWHRQLPGRPGLVLGYAACSPGAVAEAVALLARARRRLPGRPRR; this is translated from the coding sequence GTGGACCAGGCGAAGGACGGTGGACCGGAGCGGGACGGCGCCCGCGGTGGCCGGGCGGGCGCCGACTTCCTCCAGCTCGACGCGGCACAGGCGCCCCGCGGCGGCCTGGCCGGATGGTTGGCCGAGCGGCTGCGCGGCGCCATCGCCGACGGCCGGCTGCCCACCGGGTCGCGGCTGCCCGCCACCCGGGCGCTCGCCGCCGAGCTGGGCGTCTCCCGCGGCGTCGTCACCGAGGCCTACCGGCGGCTCAGCGAGGGCGGCCAGATCAGCGGGCGGGGCCGGAACGGCACCGTGGTCGTCGCGGCCCCCGCGCCGGCGGCTCCGGTGGTGCCTCCGGTGCGGGCGCCCGGCGCACCGGCCTCCGGCGAGCTGTTCTCCGCCGACCCCGGGGCGGACGTCTTCGCGGCGCTGCGCGCCGCCCCCGCCAGGTACGACCTGACCCCCGGGGTGCCGTCGCTCTCGGCCTTCCCGCGCGCCGCATGGCTGCGCGCCGAGCGGGCGGTGCTGGACCGGCTCTCCGCCGCCGACCTGGGCTACGGCGACCCCGCCGGCGCGCCGGCGCTGCGCCGCGCGGTCGCCGGCTGGCTCGCCCGCAGCCGCGGCGTCCGCGCCGACCCCGACGAGGTGCTCATCGTCGCCGGCGTCTCCCAGGCGCTGTCCATGCTGGTCCCGGTCCTGAAGGAGGCGGGGATCGGCGCCGTCGCGGTGGAGGAGCCCGGGTCGCTGGGGGTCCGCAGGCACCTGGCCAACCGCGGCGCCGAAACCCCGCCGGTCCCGGTCGACGAGCACGGGGTCCGGGTCGGCGAGCTGCACGCCACCGGCGCCCGCGCGGTGATGCTCACCCCCGCCCACCAGTTCCCCACCGGGGTCGTCCTCGGCGGGGAGCGCCGCCGCGAACTGGCCGCCTGGGCGCGCGCCGGCGGCCTGGTGATCGAGGACGACTACGACGCCGAGCACCGCTACGACCGCCCGCCGGTGGCCGCGTTCCGCTCGCTCCTCCCGGACCGGGTCTGCTACCTGGGCAGCATCTCCAAACTGCTGGCGCCCGCGCTGCGCACCGGCTGGATCGTGCCGCCGCCGGAGCTGCGCGGCCCGCTCGCCGCCGCCAAGCGCGACGACGACCTCGGCAACGCCGTCCTCCCGCAGCTGGTGCTGGCCCGGCTGATGGAGTCCGGGGACATGGAGCGGCACCTGCGGTTCCTGCGCCGCCGGCACCGCCGCCGGCGGGACGCGATGATCGGCGCGCTCGCCGCCGGGCTGCCCGACGCCCGGGTGCACGGCGCCGCCGCCGGCCTGCACCTGACCGTCACCTTCGACGGCGGCTTCGACGACACCGAGCTCGCCGCGGCCGCGCTGGCCGAGGGGGTGAAGACCCAGCCGCTCTCCTGGCACCGGCAGCTCCCGGGCCGCCCCGGCCTGGTGCTGGGGTACGCGGCCTGCTCGCCGGGGGCGGTCGCCGAGGCCGTCGCGCTGCTGGCCCGCGCCCGGCGCCGCCTGCCGGGGCGCCCCCGGCGGTGA
- a CDS encoding serine hydrolase domain-containing protein, producing the protein MHDGDWVAETATDIRGVLKVMVDAGWLPGGTAVVGTGSMWEFVAVGGIVGGRGDLLSGPDVRYDVASLTKVMATWPLAGRAAREGLLGLDEPLGRYVPGGPYPGGEVTARQILTHTSRLNPVSWLETYVGTEQDLAEAILSEPLDEEGYRYIDRGFILLGLVLERLLGLTLDAAMHDLWREAGMSATGYGPIPRSPAVAPTERRIPGAGPAWGVVHDEAAALMGGIAGHAGLFSTAIDVGAFAREVLRSAEGEEGTLLPAEYVHESWRPAVRLDDRLSRGLAWLVDDEGVVYHHGYTGTSLFLQPTTGRYVGLLTNSVHYGRRRTGLSDLRAAARACFST; encoded by the coding sequence GTGCACGACGGTGACTGGGTCGCGGAAACCGCGACGGACATCCGAGGCGTGCTGAAGGTGATGGTCGACGCCGGGTGGCTTCCCGGGGGGACCGCGGTCGTCGGCACCGGGAGCATGTGGGAGTTCGTGGCGGTCGGCGGGATCGTCGGGGGCCGGGGCGACCTGCTCTCCGGGCCCGACGTGCGCTACGACGTCGCGAGCCTGACCAAGGTCATGGCGACCTGGCCGCTGGCCGGGCGCGCCGCGCGGGAGGGCCTGCTCGGACTGGACGAACCGCTGGGCCGGTACGTGCCGGGCGGCCCGTACCCCGGCGGGGAGGTGACCGCCCGGCAGATCCTCACGCACACCTCCCGGCTCAACCCGGTGAGCTGGCTGGAGACCTACGTCGGCACCGAGCAGGACCTGGCCGAGGCGATCCTGTCCGAGCCGCTGGACGAGGAGGGCTACCGCTACATCGACCGCGGCTTCATCCTGCTCGGCCTGGTCCTGGAGCGGCTGCTGGGGCTCACGCTGGACGCGGCCATGCACGACCTGTGGCGGGAGGCGGGGATGTCCGCCACCGGCTACGGGCCGATCCCGCGCTCGCCCGCGGTGGCCCCGACCGAGCGCCGGATCCCCGGCGCGGGGCCGGCCTGGGGCGTGGTGCACGACGAGGCGGCCGCGCTGATGGGCGGCATCGCCGGGCACGCCGGCCTGTTCAGCACCGCGATCGACGTCGGGGCCTTCGCCCGCGAGGTGCTCCGCTCCGCCGAGGGGGAGGAGGGCACGCTGCTCCCGGCGGAGTACGTGCACGAGAGCTGGAGGCCGGCGGTCCGCCTCGACGACCGGCTCTCCCGCGGCCTGGCCTGGCTCGTCGACGACGAAGGGGTGGTCTACCACCACGGCTACACCGGGACCAGCCTGTTCCTGCAGCCGACCACCGGCCGCTACGTCGGCCTGCTCACCAACTCGGTGCACTACGGCCGCAGGCGCACCGGCCTGAGCGACCTGCGCGCGGCGGCCCGCGCCTGCTTCTCCACCTGA
- a CDS encoding DUF3592 domain-containing protein codes for MSGGDAPIIGRLFMVLLPLLVGGYGAWLLYDVLRIRGTGVRVPGVVGGHQVRIRVDVGDAQVGATSSAVFSFRTKDGRDVRTRQRIRVSTNLMRTGRRVTVAYDPADPERAEILEARSQVLGAALFTAVGGVLFVVALAVALF; via the coding sequence GTGTCCGGCGGAGACGCCCCGATCATCGGCCGGCTGTTCATGGTCCTGCTGCCCCTGCTGGTCGGCGGGTACGGGGCCTGGCTCCTCTACGACGTGCTGCGGATCCGCGGGACCGGGGTGCGGGTGCCCGGGGTGGTCGGCGGCCACCAGGTGCGGATCCGGGTCGATGTGGGCGACGCGCAGGTCGGCGCCACATCCAGTGCGGTGTTCTCGTTCCGCACCAAGGACGGGCGGGACGTGCGGACCCGGCAGCGGATCCGGGTCAGTACCAACCTCATGCGGACGGGGCGGCGGGTGACCGTCGCCTATGACCCGGCCGACCCGGAGCGCGCCGAGATCCTCGAAGCGAGGTCCCAGGTCCTGGGGGCGGCGCTGTTCACCGCGGTGGGCGGGGTGCTGTTCGTCGTCGCGCTGGCCGTGGCCCTGTTCTGA
- the otsB gene encoding trehalose-phosphatase, whose protein sequence is MPLPRPTTPAGRAALDAIIAAPSSALLAFDFDGTLAPIVADPRDSRPLPSVVDALAALAPVVGGTAVVTGRPAATAVAYGGLDRVPGITVLGHYGLERWEGGRLDAPDPHPGLAEVRAELPGLVEAARARFPGAEGTAVEDKERALAVHTRRAADPEGALRELRGPLERLAERTGLAVEPGRMVIELRPPGMDKGAALAGLAADRGARSLLYAGDDLGDLPAFGTVRRLRADGVPGLAVCSGSTEVSALAEEADLVVDGPAGVAALLEGLLAAVRPG, encoded by the coding sequence ATGCCCTTGCCCCGTCCGACCACGCCCGCCGGGCGCGCCGCCCTGGACGCGATCATCGCGGCGCCCTCCTCGGCGCTGCTCGCCTTCGACTTCGACGGCACGCTCGCCCCGATCGTCGCGGACCCGCGCGACTCCCGGCCGCTCCCGTCGGTCGTCGACGCGCTGGCCGCGCTGGCGCCGGTCGTCGGCGGCACCGCCGTGGTGACCGGCCGGCCCGCGGCGACCGCCGTGGCCTACGGCGGCCTGGACCGGGTGCCGGGCATCACCGTGCTGGGCCACTACGGCCTGGAGCGGTGGGAGGGCGGCCGGCTGGACGCCCCGGACCCGCACCCGGGCCTGGCCGAGGTCCGCGCGGAGCTGCCCGGCCTGGTCGAGGCGGCGCGGGCCCGGTTCCCCGGCGCGGAGGGCACCGCGGTGGAGGACAAGGAGCGCGCGCTGGCGGTGCACACCCGCCGCGCCGCCGACCCCGAGGGGGCCCTGCGCGAGCTGCGGGGACCGCTGGAGCGGCTGGCCGAGCGGACCGGGCTGGCGGTGGAGCCGGGCCGGATGGTGATCGAGCTCCGCCCGCCGGGCATGGACAAGGGCGCCGCGCTGGCCGGACTCGCCGCCGACCGGGGCGCCCGGTCGCTCCTGTACGCCGGCGACGACCTGGGCGACCTGCCCGCCTTCGGCACGGTGCGCCGGCTGCGCGCCGACGGGGTGCCGGGGCTGGCGGTGTGCAGCGGCTCCACCGAGGTGTCCGCGCTGGCCGAGGAGGCCGACCTGGTGGTGGACGGCCCCGCCGGGGTGGCCGCCCTGCTGGAGGGGCTGCTCGCGGCCGTCCGCCCGGGCTGA
- a CDS encoding DUF3263 domain-containing protein, which yields MPDSTTRDREPSDPSSEPAGLAERERRILVFESQWWKLEGSKEQAIRDEFGFSPTRYYQLLNGLVDRPEAQAFDPLTVKRLRRLRADRRRQRTARDLGIRL from the coding sequence ATGCCAGACTCCACGACCCGCGACCGAGAACCGTCCGACCCCTCATCCGAGCCCGCCGGCCTCGCCGAGCGCGAGCGCCGCATCCTGGTCTTCGAGAGCCAGTGGTGGAAGCTCGAAGGCTCCAAGGAGCAGGCCATCCGCGATGAGTTCGGCTTCTCGCCCACCCGCTACTACCAGCTGCTGAACGGCCTCGTCGACCGGCCCGAGGCCCAGGCGTTCGACCCGCTGACCGTCAAGCGCCTCCGCCGGCTGCGCGCCGACCGCCGCCGCCAGCGGACCGCCCGCGACCTGGGCATCCGCCTCTGA
- a CDS encoding S8 family serine peptidase has translation MRTRQAGTHLGRGLVGVPLLAAVIAAQLGAGTAAADTDAESLLRDQWALEAIGAQEAWDAGGSDEAGDEQAGRGGGATVAIVGTGVDAEHPDLRGEATAGTDFSGGGGDGSDGSSTALAGIAAARGHGQEHLGGVLGSAPGAGLLSVRVAPEGGRAADADALQRGIRYAAEEGAQVVVVAEGVSGGQDAQGAADAVGAAVRAGALVLLPAGDPVAEAAGDVEGALTVGAVGESPAPPAGGAPAGTAEGAEGGAASGPDLLAPGTGVDAIAPGGDYQEVDGDDAAAALAGGVGALVRAAHPQLLPAQAAEALTGGAENGVLNAPGAIREAAAAAEGVPLYDEDLVTEDDGLPVPAWALWTGVGVLVAVLIVLGVLLFRRATENPYDLPEDEPVEVPAGSPEQERATRSIGRRRKGAGRRRK, from the coding sequence ATGCGCACCAGGCAGGCCGGCACGCACCTCGGGCGTGGACTGGTGGGGGTCCCCCTGCTCGCAGCGGTGATCGCGGCGCAGCTGGGCGCCGGGACCGCCGCCGCGGACACCGACGCGGAGAGCCTGCTGCGCGACCAGTGGGCGCTGGAGGCGATCGGGGCGCAGGAGGCATGGGACGCCGGTGGGTCCGATGAGGCCGGTGACGAGCAGGCCGGCCGCGGCGGCGGCGCCACCGTCGCGATCGTCGGCACCGGGGTGGACGCCGAGCACCCGGACCTGCGCGGCGAGGCCACCGCGGGCACCGACTTCTCCGGCGGCGGCGGCGACGGCTCGGACGGGTCCTCCACCGCGCTGGCCGGCATCGCCGCCGCCCGCGGCCACGGCCAGGAGCACCTCGGCGGCGTGCTCGGCTCGGCGCCGGGCGCCGGGCTGCTCTCGGTGCGGGTCGCCCCCGAGGGCGGGCGGGCCGCCGACGCGGACGCGCTGCAGCGCGGCATCCGCTACGCCGCGGAGGAGGGCGCCCAGGTCGTGGTGGTGGCCGAGGGCGTCTCCGGCGGTCAGGACGCCCAGGGGGCGGCCGACGCGGTGGGCGCCGCGGTGCGCGCCGGCGCGCTGGTGCTGCTGCCCGCGGGCGACCCGGTCGCCGAGGCGGCGGGCGACGTGGAGGGCGCGCTCACCGTCGGCGCGGTCGGCGAGTCGCCGGCGCCCCCGGCCGGCGGAGCCCCGGCCGGCACCGCGGAGGGCGCCGAAGGCGGCGCGGCGAGCGGCCCCGACCTGCTCGCTCCCGGGACGGGCGTGGACGCCATCGCGCCCGGCGGCGACTACCAGGAGGTCGACGGGGACGACGCGGCGGCCGCGCTGGCCGGCGGCGTCGGAGCCCTGGTCCGCGCCGCCCACCCGCAGCTCCTCCCGGCGCAGGCCGCCGAGGCGCTGACCGGGGGAGCGGAGAACGGCGTGCTCAACGCGCCCGGCGCGATCCGCGAGGCGGCCGCCGCCGCGGAGGGCGTCCCGCTCTACGACGAGGACCTGGTCACCGAGGACGACGGCCTGCCGGTCCCGGCCTGGGCGCTGTGGACCGGTGTCGGCGTGCTGGTCGCCGTGCTCATCGTGCTCGGCGTGCTGCTGTTCCGCCGCGCCACCGAGAACCCCTACGACCTGCCCGAGGACGAGCCGGTCGAGGTCCCGGCCGGCAGCCCCGAGCAGGAGCGCGCCACCCGCTCCATCGGCCGCCGCCGCAAGGGCGCCGGCCGCCGCCGGAAGTAG
- a CDS encoding GrpB family protein, which yields MSPSTEPPPAPLPVRGAGPGAAEAGETRHFDQATGRVLLVEPDPKWPYLFQREAERVRGLLGAAALGVEHVGSTAVPGLAAKPCVDVLVLVADPDDEESYRPALEGAGYRLFLVEPERSGHRAFKGPDVNVNLHVYPDGEEARRMLRFRDRLRTSAEDRGLYERTKRELAERTWRTVREYGDAKTAVVEEILSRAAQDG from the coding sequence ATGTCCCCCAGCACCGAACCCCCACCCGCCCCGCTGCCCGTGCGCGGTGCGGGGCCGGGCGCCGCCGAGGCCGGTGAGACCCGGCACTTCGACCAGGCCACCGGCCGGGTCCTCCTCGTCGAGCCCGACCCGAAGTGGCCCTACCTGTTCCAGCGGGAGGCCGAGCGGGTCCGCGGGCTGCTCGGCGCGGCGGCCCTCGGCGTCGAGCACGTCGGCTCGACCGCGGTGCCCGGTCTGGCCGCCAAGCCCTGCGTCGACGTCCTGGTCCTGGTCGCCGACCCCGACGACGAGGAGTCCTACCGGCCCGCCCTGGAGGGCGCCGGGTACCGGCTCTTCCTGGTCGAACCGGAGCGCTCCGGGCACCGGGCCTTCAAGGGCCCCGACGTCAACGTGAACCTGCACGTCTACCCGGACGGCGAGGAGGCCCGGCGGATGCTCCGGTTCCGCGACCGGCTGCGCACCTCGGCCGAGGACCGCGGGCTCTACGAGCGGACCAAGCGCGAGCTGGCCGAGCGCACCTGGCGAACGGTCCGGGAGTACGGCGACGCCAAGACCGCGGTGGTCGAGGAGATCCTGTCCCGGGCCGCCCAGGACGGCTGA
- a CDS encoding alpha,alpha-trehalose-phosphate synthase (UDP-forming) yields MDKAQILVASNRGPVSFSIGADGSLGHRRGGGGLVSGLSSAAEGTDTLWVCAALSDADRKAAAESGDGRIDRVADLGGMRVTMLDIPQDVFDNAYTGIANSTLWFVQHMLYDTPNAPDFGAGFRTRWADYRAYNAAFAEALLTGSDEGAKVAVQDYHLALLPRMLRGRRPDLRIAHFSHTPWAPPEYFRLLPADIRRELLEGMLGADHLGFLSPRWADAFLRCCAEFLRATVDPVRRTVEYGGRIIGVEVHALGADADGLRERAAAGDVAERAAALRERVGDRRLIVRVDRTELSKNIVRGLEAYRELLRSRPEWRGEVTHLAFAYPSRTDVPEYLAYTERVRRLAEEITEEFATPEWTPLVLEVNDDFPRSLAAYRMADVLLVNPIRDGMNLVAKEGPVLSERGCALVLSTEAGAADELGADALLVNPYDVVETAEALHTALSMPAEERSARCERLVEAATALPPARWFRRQLDALR; encoded by the coding sequence GTGGACAAGGCGCAGATCCTCGTCGCTTCCAACCGGGGCCCGGTGTCCTTCTCGATCGGCGCGGACGGCTCGCTGGGCCACCGCCGCGGCGGCGGCGGGCTGGTCTCCGGGCTCAGCTCCGCCGCGGAGGGCACCGACACCCTCTGGGTGTGCGCGGCGCTGTCCGACGCCGACCGCAAGGCCGCCGCCGAGTCCGGCGACGGCCGCATCGACCGCGTCGCCGACCTGGGCGGCATGCGCGTCACCATGCTCGACATCCCGCAGGACGTGTTCGACAACGCCTACACCGGGATCGCCAACTCCACGCTCTGGTTCGTGCAGCACATGCTGTACGACACCCCCAACGCGCCCGACTTCGGCGCCGGCTTCCGCACCCGCTGGGCGGACTACCGCGCCTACAACGCCGCGTTCGCCGAGGCCCTGCTCACCGGCTCGGACGAGGGCGCCAAGGTGGCGGTGCAGGACTACCACCTGGCGCTGCTCCCCCGGATGCTCCGCGGGCGCCGCCCCGACCTGCGCATCGCGCACTTCTCGCACACCCCGTGGGCGCCGCCGGAGTACTTCCGGCTGCTGCCCGCCGACATCCGCCGCGAGCTGCTGGAGGGCATGCTCGGCGCCGACCACCTGGGCTTCCTCAGCCCCCGCTGGGCCGACGCCTTCCTGCGCTGCTGCGCCGAGTTCCTGCGCGCCACGGTGGACCCGGTCCGGCGCACCGTCGAGTACGGCGGCCGGATCATCGGGGTCGAGGTGCACGCGCTGGGCGCCGACGCCGACGGGCTGCGCGAGCGCGCCGCAGCCGGCGACGTGGCCGAGCGCGCCGCCGCGCTGCGCGAGCGGGTCGGCGACCGCAGGCTCATCGTCCGGGTGGACCGCACCGAGCTGTCCAAGAACATCGTCCGCGGCCTGGAGGCCTACCGCGAGCTGCTGCGCTCCCGCCCGGAGTGGCGGGGCGAGGTCACCCACCTGGCCTTCGCCTACCCCAGCCGCACCGACGTGCCGGAGTACCTCGCCTACACCGAGCGGGTGCGCCGGCTGGCCGAGGAGATCACCGAGGAGTTCGCCACCCCGGAGTGGACCCCGCTGGTGCTGGAGGTCAACGACGACTTCCCGCGCTCCCTGGCCGCCTACCGGATGGCCGACGTGCTGCTGGTCAACCCGATCAGAGACGGGATGAACCTGGTCGCCAAGGAGGGCCCGGTGCTCTCCGAGCGCGGCTGCGCCCTGGTGCTGTCCACCGAGGCCGGCGCCGCCGACGAACTGGGCGCCGACGCGCTGCTGGTCAACCCCTACGACGTGGTGGAGACCGCCGAGGCGCTGCACACCGCGCTGTCCATGCCCGCCGAGGAGCGCTCCGCCCGCTGCGAGCGCCTGGTCGAGGCGGCCACCGCCCTCCCCCCGGCCCGCTGGTTCCGCCGCCAGCTCGACGCCCTGCGCTGA